The following proteins are encoded in a genomic region of Amycolatopsis sulphurea:
- a CDS encoding bifunctional DNA primase/polymerase: MLDANWPDSWRSAFRIELRAEAIGLAWRGWPVLPGATPAPITGEGDDLTWRRPVPVHENWRELVGTHAHEAAGWFTDRTHSLLVATGTVVDAIEVDQELGKRAARLLRAAGHPAPIAAMPNGRWLFLTTPADRIPAELAELVSVQWHGAGSYIPLPPSPFQHGVVHWRVKPEVCGWQLPDATEAHDVLVRALSIERVSQLVETTAA, translated from the coding sequence ATGTTGGACGCGAATTGGCCGGACAGCTGGCGGAGCGCCTTCCGCATCGAACTGCGTGCGGAGGCGATCGGCCTCGCGTGGCGTGGCTGGCCGGTGCTCCCGGGGGCGACCCCAGCGCCGATCACCGGTGAGGGGGACGATCTGACCTGGCGGCGGCCGGTGCCGGTGCACGAGAACTGGCGCGAGCTCGTCGGCACGCACGCCCACGAAGCGGCGGGCTGGTTCACCGACCGCACGCACAGCCTGCTCGTGGCCACCGGCACCGTGGTGGACGCGATCGAGGTCGACCAGGAGCTGGGCAAGCGCGCCGCCCGGCTGCTGCGGGCGGCGGGACACCCGGCGCCGATCGCCGCGATGCCGAACGGCCGGTGGCTGTTCCTCACCACCCCCGCCGACCGGATCCCCGCCGAACTGGCCGAGCTGGTCTCGGTGCAGTGGCACGGTGCCGGCAGCTACATCCCGCTGCCGCCCTCGCCGTTCCAGCACGGCGTGGTGCACTGGCGCGTGAAGCCCGAGGTGTGCGGCTGGCAGCTGCCGGACGCCACCGAGGCGCACGACGTCCTCGTTCGCGCACTCAGCATCGAGCGGGTTTCCCAGCTGGTCGAGACCACGGCTGCCTGA
- a CDS encoding DEAD/DEAH box helicase, giving the protein MTAGIPASENPVTHVARMPARAAGFAPWPEWSAPEVVAACTAAGVGNPWRHQVEAACLAHAGRHVVISTGTASGKSLAYQLPVLSELTRDAQTTALYLAPTKALGADQLRSVSTLDIPRVRAAAFDGDTPVTERDWVRAHANWVFSNPDMLHRGILSAHSRWTQFFRGLRYVVVDECHSYRGVFGSHVALLLRRLRRVAQYYGASPVFVLASATAAAPAEFASRLTGLPCSAVTEDASPRGARTIALWEPPLIEELSGENGAPVRRPAGAEAARILTELVVEGARSLAFVRSRRGAELTALGARRLLSEVDPSLAETVAAYRSGFLPEERRELEQALLSGRLLGVATTNALELGVDIAGLDAVVLAGYPGTLASFWQQSGRAGRSGDEALVVFVARDDPLDTYLVHHPQALLERPVETAVLDPANPYVLGPQLACAVAELPLTEPELAVFGGPAARAALAELAEQKLLRRRTSGWYWTSRDRPHAEVGIRGSGGDQIAVVEADSGRMLGTVDPGSACFAVHPGAVYLHQGSSYVVDELDLETALALVHAEDPDWNTSPREIVDITVLSTERQCHHHGVTVSLGEVAVTSQVVGYLRRRPSGEVLDHTALDLPEQRLQTRAVWYTVSAELLESPPGSGCAVGTGERVAGAEGSGATVKAGEPAGTEARPVRTGNSRPAADEEAGEPTGTEAHRVGTELHPVGTDARPTETETHPVKIEARPAEIEAHPVETEARPTEIEVHRVKIEAHSGGAEVHPAEAEAEAEAGAHRAETKMHPAGTEAGIPVGTGIAGRAPGGAGLIPARVPGALHAAEHAAIGLLPLFATCDRWDIGGVSTAWHEDTGEATVFVHDGHPGGAGFADRGYAAIVPWLAATREAIVSCECPTGCPSCVQSPKCGNGNDPLDKAGAVAVLGTVLGALRQHGEKCGHGGT; this is encoded by the coding sequence GTGACGGCCGGGATTCCGGCATCGGAGAATCCCGTCACGCACGTCGCGCGGATGCCCGCACGCGCGGCCGGGTTCGCGCCGTGGCCGGAGTGGTCGGCGCCGGAGGTGGTGGCCGCGTGCACCGCGGCGGGAGTCGGCAATCCTTGGCGACACCAGGTCGAAGCGGCCTGCCTGGCCCACGCGGGCAGGCATGTGGTGATCTCCACCGGCACGGCGTCCGGCAAGTCGCTGGCCTACCAGCTGCCAGTGCTGTCCGAGCTGACGAGGGACGCGCAGACGACCGCGCTGTACCTCGCGCCGACCAAGGCGCTCGGCGCCGACCAGCTGCGTTCGGTGTCCACTTTGGACATCCCAAGGGTGCGTGCGGCGGCCTTCGACGGAGACACCCCGGTCACGGAGCGCGATTGGGTTCGCGCGCACGCCAACTGGGTGTTCAGTAATCCCGACATGCTGCACCGCGGCATTCTGTCCGCGCATTCGCGCTGGACCCAGTTCTTCCGCGGATTGCGCTACGTAGTGGTCGACGAGTGCCACAGTTACCGCGGCGTTTTCGGCTCACACGTCGCGCTGCTGCTCAGGCGGTTGCGCCGCGTCGCGCAGTACTACGGGGCGTCACCGGTTTTCGTGCTGGCCTCGGCCACCGCCGCCGCCCCCGCGGAATTCGCGTCCCGGCTTACCGGTCTGCCATGCTCGGCGGTCACCGAGGATGCCTCGCCTCGTGGGGCCCGCACCATCGCGTTGTGGGAACCGCCGCTGATCGAGGAGCTCAGCGGAGAGAACGGCGCCCCGGTCCGCCGGCCTGCCGGTGCGGAGGCCGCGCGGATCCTGACCGAACTGGTCGTGGAGGGCGCCCGCTCGCTGGCCTTCGTCCGTTCCCGGCGGGGTGCGGAACTCACCGCGCTCGGCGCCCGGCGCCTGCTGTCCGAAGTGGACCCTTCCTTGGCGGAAACCGTTGCGGCGTATCGTTCCGGCTTTCTTCCCGAGGAGCGCCGGGAGCTGGAGCAGGCGCTGTTGTCCGGCCGGTTGCTCGGCGTGGCCACCACCAACGCGCTGGAGCTCGGCGTCGACATCGCCGGTCTCGACGCGGTGGTGCTGGCCGGTTACCCGGGCACGCTGGCGTCGTTCTGGCAACAGTCCGGGCGCGCCGGCCGGTCGGGTGACGAGGCGCTGGTGGTGTTCGTCGCCCGGGACGATCCGCTGGACACGTACCTGGTGCACCATCCGCAGGCGTTGCTGGAGCGTCCGGTGGAGACGGCGGTGCTGGATCCGGCGAACCCGTACGTGCTGGGTCCGCAGCTGGCCTGCGCCGTCGCCGAACTCCCGCTGACCGAACCGGAACTGGCGGTGTTCGGCGGCCCCGCGGCCCGCGCGGCGCTCGCCGAGCTGGCGGAACAGAAGTTGCTGCGCAGGCGAACCAGCGGCTGGTACTGGACTTCCCGCGACCGCCCGCACGCCGAGGTAGGCATCCGCGGCTCCGGCGGCGACCAGATCGCCGTGGTAGAAGCGGACTCGGGGCGGATGCTCGGCACCGTGGACCCCGGCTCGGCCTGCTTCGCCGTGCATCCGGGCGCGGTGTACTTGCATCAGGGTTCGTCGTATGTGGTGGACGAGCTGGACCTGGAAACCGCGCTGGCCTTGGTGCACGCGGAGGATCCGGACTGGAACACCTCGCCTCGCGAGATAGTGGACATCACGGTGCTGAGCACGGAACGTCAATGCCACCACCACGGTGTGACGGTGTCCCTCGGCGAGGTGGCGGTGACGTCCCAGGTCGTCGGTTACCTGCGGCGCCGCCCGTCCGGCGAGGTGCTGGACCATACCGCGCTGGACCTTCCGGAACAGCGGCTGCAGACGCGCGCGGTCTGGTACACGGTGTCCGCCGAGCTTCTGGAGTCACCGCCGGGAAGTGGCTGCGCCGTGGGGACGGGAGAGCGTGTGGCCGGGGCCGAAGGCTCGGGAGCCACGGTGAAAGCGGGGGAACCGGCGGGGACTGAGGCGCGCCCGGTCCGGACGGGGAACTCGCGACCGGCGGCTGACGAGGAAGCCGGAGAGCCGACAGGAACCGAGGCACACCGGGTGGGGACCGAGTTGCATCCGGTGGGGACGGACGCGCGCCCGACGGAAACCGAGACGCATCCGGTGAAGATCGAGGCGCGCCCCGCGGAGATCGAGGCACATCCAGTGGAGACCGAAGCGCGCCCGACGGAAATCGAGGTGCATCGGGTGAAGATCGAGGCGCACTCGGGGGGCGCGGAGGTACACCCGGCGGAGGCGGAGGCGGAGGCGGAGGCCGGGGCGCATCGAGCGGAGACCAAGATGCACCCGGCGGGGACCGAAGCCGGAATACCGGTGGGGACCGGGATTGCAGGCAGAGCACCGGGGGGTGCCGGGTTGATCCCGGCACGCGTCCCCGGTGCCCTGCATGCCGCCGAGCACGCGGCGATCGGCCTGCTACCGCTGTTCGCTACGTGCGACCGCTGGGACATCGGCGGGGTGTCTACCGCGTGGCACGAGGACACCGGGGAGGCGACGGTGTTCGTGCACGATGGGCATCCCGGGGGTGCGGGGTTTGCCGACCGCGGTTATGCCGCGATTGTCCCGTGGCTGGCCGCTACGCGGGAGGCGATCGTCTCCTGCGAGTGCCCGACGGGCTGCCCGTCCTGTGTTCAGTCGCCGAAGTGCGGGAACGGCAACGATCCACTGGACAAGGCGGGGGCGGTGGCCGTACTGGGAACCGTGCTCGGGGCATTGCGTCAGCACGGGGAGAAGTGCGGCCACGGTGGTACGTGA